In one Parageobacillus genomosp. 1 genomic region, the following are encoded:
- a CDS encoding SepM family pheromone-processing serine protease — translation MKKRTYVVAFFFGVIIALLAIFIKLPYYVTMPGSAQDLKPLVHVERGDEDEGTFMLTTVRMGRANAISYLLAHVRSFYELYPLEEIKQEGETDEEYTMRQLQLMEQSKEAAIAVAYKKAGKPVSYKAKGIYVMSVLPHMPADGYLKVGDRIVAIDGKKMNTSEQMVEYIRTKKKGDKVHISFVRDKKQKETTIALMPFPHEPTQIGIGVSLATDYDIVTNPPVRVDSEQIGGPSAGLMFSLEIYNQLVEEDITKGHKIAGTGTINMKGEVGPIGGISQKIVAADREGAEIFFAPNEHGAADSNYREAVKTAKKIGTTMKIVPVDTFDDAVRYLKQMQ, via the coding sequence ATGAAGAAACGAACGTATGTGGTGGCGTTTTTCTTTGGCGTCATCATAGCATTGCTAGCTATTTTTATTAAGCTTCCCTACTATGTAACGATGCCTGGAAGCGCACAAGATTTAAAACCGCTCGTTCATGTGGAGCGCGGCGATGAGGACGAGGGGACGTTTATGTTAACGACCGTGAGAATGGGAAGAGCAAATGCCATCTCCTATCTTCTTGCCCATGTTCGTTCGTTTTATGAACTTTATCCGCTTGAGGAAATTAAACAAGAAGGGGAAACGGATGAAGAATACACGATGCGCCAGCTTCAGCTAATGGAGCAGTCAAAGGAAGCGGCAATCGCTGTTGCCTATAAAAAAGCCGGCAAGCCCGTTTCCTATAAAGCAAAAGGGATATATGTGATGAGCGTGCTGCCGCATATGCCGGCGGACGGATATTTAAAAGTTGGCGACCGCATTGTGGCTATCGACGGAAAAAAGATGAATACATCGGAACAGATGGTGGAATATATCCGTACGAAGAAAAAAGGTGACAAAGTCCATATTTCGTTTGTCCGCGATAAAAAACAAAAAGAAACAACGATTGCATTAATGCCATTCCCACATGAACCAACACAAATCGGCATTGGAGTTTCGCTTGCAACCGATTATGACATCGTTACAAATCCGCCTGTCCGCGTTGACTCTGAGCAAATTGGCGGACCATCGGCCGGATTAATGTTTTCGCTAGAAATTTATAACCAATTAGTGGAGGAAGATATTACGAAAGGACATAAAATTGCCGGCACTGGCACGATTAATATGAAAGGGGAAGTCGGTCCAATTGGCGGCATCTCGCAAAAAATTGTCGCCGCCGACCGCGAAGGAGCGGAAATTTTCTTTGCCCCTAATGAGCATGGCGCGGCCGATTCAAACTATCGCGAAGCAGTGAAAACAGCGAAAAAAATTGGGACAACGATGAAAATTGTCCCGGTTGATACGTTTGATGATGCCGTCCGCTATTTAAAACAGATGCAATAG
- a CDS encoding nucleotidyltransferase, translating into MKAVGIIVEYNPFHNGHWYHLQETKKQTGADCVIAVMSGNFLQRGEPALVSKWARTKMALAAGVDIVIELPYAFAVQAAERFANGAVMLLNALHCEEICFGSENGDITAFLDAVKTFLKQKEEHDRYVQEALQKGLSYPKANAEAWKRFDLASLDLAKPNNMLGFAYVKSILQNNLPIIPRTIRRIASNYHDEAFSHPSIASATSLRKALQGSSGGLETIASYIPAATKQILQQYTETYGTLHDWEVYFPFLKYRIMTTEEAELREIAGVEEGIEYRLKQTIATASTFSALIDKVKTKRYTWTRLQRTCTHILTNFTKEQQNQAEAPTYIRLLGMTENGRRYLQHVKKHLLLPLVTKVAKLQHDPIYQQEKKAASAYAAIFSEPLRTQALKEEYATAPIQL; encoded by the coding sequence ATGAAAGCGGTTGGAATTATTGTCGAGTATAATCCGTTCCATAACGGACATTGGTACCACCTGCAAGAAACGAAAAAACAAACTGGGGCCGATTGCGTCATTGCCGTCATGAGCGGAAATTTTCTGCAGCGCGGGGAGCCGGCGCTCGTATCGAAATGGGCGCGCACGAAAATGGCGCTCGCAGCTGGAGTCGATATCGTGATCGAACTGCCATATGCGTTTGCCGTGCAAGCGGCGGAGCGGTTCGCTAACGGCGCGGTGATGCTCCTTAATGCGTTACATTGCGAGGAAATTTGTTTTGGAAGCGAAAATGGAGATATAACGGCATTTCTTGACGCAGTCAAAACATTTTTAAAACAAAAAGAGGAGCATGACCGTTATGTACAGGAAGCGCTACAAAAAGGATTGAGCTACCCAAAGGCTAACGCAGAAGCCTGGAAACGATTCGACCTTGCTTCGCTTGATTTAGCAAAACCAAACAATATGCTCGGCTTCGCTTATGTGAAATCGATTTTACAAAACAACCTTCCAATCATACCGCGGACGATTCGCCGCATCGCCTCCAACTACCATGATGAAGCCTTTTCGCATCCGTCCATCGCCAGCGCGACCAGCCTGCGAAAGGCGTTGCAAGGATCGTCTGGCGGGCTCGAAACGATCGCTTCGTATATACCGGCTGCGACGAAACAAATATTACAGCAATATACGGAAACATATGGCACCCTACATGATTGGGAAGTGTATTTCCCGTTTTTAAAATACCGCATCATGACGACAGAAGAAGCGGAACTGCGCGAAATCGCTGGCGTCGAGGAAGGAATTGAATACCGCCTTAAGCAAACGATCGCCACCGCCTCGACGTTTTCTGCCTTGATCGATAAGGTGAAAACAAAGCGATATACATGGACGCGGTTACAGCGAACATGCACCCATATTTTAACGAATTTTACAAAAGAGCAGCAAAATCAAGCGGAAGCGCCGACATACATTCGCTTGCTTGGCATGACGGAAAATGGACGCCGTTACTTGCAGCATGTGAAAAAACATTTATTGTTGCCGCTCGTCACGAAAGTGGCAAAATTACAGCATGACCCGATTTACCAGCAAGAAAAAAAAGCGGCCTCTGCTTATGCCGCTATATTCTCCGAACCGCTTCGCACACAGGCACTAAAAGAAGAGTACGCAACCGCTCCGATTCAGCTGTAG
- a CDS encoding YceD family protein produces MKWTVHQLQQFQHREMAIDEYVDVSDLKQIDALIRDISPVHVQGKADIGSTKFTFHLSVSGTMVLPCSRTLVDVSYPFSIETTETFFTNDYDIVSTDEDTHLVKNETVDLLPIIKELILLEIPLQVFAEEETAQDGAPQSGEGWEVIQEDRWEEMEAERTKQKIDPRLAGLAKFFDKDKQE; encoded by the coding sequence ATGAAATGGACTGTTCATCAACTTCAGCAGTTTCAGCATAGGGAAATGGCGATTGACGAATATGTCGATGTTTCCGATTTAAAGCAAATCGATGCATTGATCCGTGATATTTCGCCCGTGCATGTACAAGGAAAGGCCGATATTGGCTCGACAAAATTTACTTTTCATTTATCGGTGTCGGGGACGATGGTGCTACCTTGTTCACGGACGTTAGTCGACGTTTCGTATCCATTTTCCATTGAAACGACGGAAACGTTTTTTACGAATGATTATGATATCGTATCGACAGATGAAGATACACATTTAGTAAAAAATGAAACAGTAGATTTGCTGCCGATTATTAAAGAACTTATTCTTTTAGAAATTCCGCTGCAAGTGTTTGCGGAAGAAGAGACGGCGCAAGACGGGGCTCCTCAGTCCGGAGAAGGCTGGGAAGTTATTCAGGAAGACCGCTGGGAGGAAATGGAAGCGGAGCGAACAAAACAGAAAATCGACCCTCGTCTGGCCGGCTTAGCGAAGTTTTTTGATAAGGACAAACAGGAATAA
- the rpmF gene encoding 50S ribosomal protein L32 has protein sequence MAVPFRRTSKTRKRLRRTHFKLQVPGMVECPNCGEMKLAHRVCKSCGTYKGREVVNK, from the coding sequence ATGGCAGTACCTTTTAGAAGAACATCGAAAACAAGAAAAAGACTGCGCCGCACTCACTTTAAATTGCAAGTGCCAGGCATGGTAGAATGCCCAAATTGCGGTGAAATGAAATTAGCGCACCGCGTCTGCAAATCTTGCGGAACTTACAAAGGAAGAGAAGTTGTCAACAAATAA
- a CDS encoding enoyl-CoA hydratase/isomerase family protein: MTVATIEHDQDGVVWFTICRPEKRNAINFEVMDKLEETIKLVEDDKQAKMLVITGTGEKAFCSGGDLSQFQHLQAEGAKQMLKRMGQLLYSLLTLSKPTVALINGAVMGGGCELASACDFRYAKSGSKIGFIQGKLGITTGWGGATMLFEKLPYTRALNILLRAERIQAETMQAYGWIDAVLPGNDLREECRQLLAPYVSQSVAVLRAYKLAAIEKWKSDEFRIRFFAEISRCAELWGSEEHEKAVRAFLQKS, translated from the coding sequence ATGACAGTAGCGACCATAGAGCATGACCAAGACGGAGTTGTTTGGTTTACGATTTGCCGTCCGGAAAAACGCAATGCTATTAACTTTGAGGTAATGGACAAATTAGAAGAAACGATCAAGCTGGTGGAAGATGATAAGCAGGCAAAAATGCTCGTCATCACCGGAACAGGCGAGAAAGCGTTTTGTTCCGGCGGTGATTTAAGCCAATTTCAGCATTTACAGGCCGAAGGTGCAAAACAGATGTTAAAAAGAATGGGACAACTTTTATATTCCTTGCTTACGCTGTCTAAACCAACGGTTGCCTTGATCAATGGCGCTGTGATGGGCGGCGGCTGTGAGTTGGCGTCCGCCTGCGACTTTCGCTATGCGAAATCGGGAAGCAAAATCGGCTTTATTCAAGGAAAATTGGGAATAACGACTGGTTGGGGCGGAGCGACGATGCTTTTTGAAAAGCTCCCTTATACGCGAGCGCTGAATATACTGCTGCGTGCCGAAAGAATTCAAGCAGAAACAATGCAAGCATATGGCTGGATTGATGCGGTGCTGCCTGGCAACGATCTGCGGGAAGAATGTCGACAACTGCTCGCCCCGTACGTATCGCAATCGGTTGCTGTCTTGCGCGCCTATAAGCTGGCGGCGATAGAAAAATGGAAAAGTGATGAATTTCGCATAAGGTTTTTTGCCGAAATTAGCCGGTGCGCCGAATTGTGGGGCTCGGAAGAACATGAAAAAGCAGTGCGTGCTTTTTTGCAGAAATCATAA
- a CDS encoding RsfA family transcriptional regulator codes for MTSVRQDAWTQEEDLLLAEVVLRYIREGGTQLQAFEEVGRRLSRTAAACGFRWNSYVRKQYKEEIELAKRQRKERKKEAAVSNEDKGQKQAEAILEKNLTWSDVIAFLQTHGQNARNSQRIADENRALKKDMEQLQQMITKLQAEKEALQKELSAIQAEYKTLLAIMERARKMIALEEEQSQKEKDEQEQNLVLENAE; via the coding sequence ATGACAAGTGTACGTCAGGATGCATGGACGCAAGAAGAAGATTTGCTGTTAGCGGAAGTGGTCTTGCGCTATATTCGTGAAGGCGGCACGCAGCTTCAAGCTTTTGAAGAAGTAGGACGGCGTTTGTCGCGCACGGCGGCTGCGTGCGGTTTTCGCTGGAATTCCTATGTGCGCAAACAGTATAAAGAGGAAATTGAGCTGGCAAAAAGGCAGCGGAAGGAGCGCAAAAAAGAAGCAGCGGTATCCAATGAAGATAAGGGACAAAAGCAGGCGGAAGCAATACTAGAGAAAAACTTAACATGGTCTGATGTAATCGCCTTTTTGCAAACACACGGGCAGAATGCGCGCAACTCGCAACGAATAGCGGATGAAAACCGGGCCTTAAAGAAAGATATGGAGCAATTGCAGCAAATGATCACGAAATTACAAGCGGAGAAAGAAGCGCTGCAAAAAGAACTATCAGCCATTCAAGCAGAGTATAAAACATTGCTTGCCATTATGGAGCGGGCGCGAAAAATGATCGCGCTGGAAGAAGAGCAGAGTCAAAAAGAAAAAGACGAACAAGAGCAAAACCTCGTTCTGGAAAACGCAGAATAG
- a CDS encoding 2-dehydropantoate 2-reductase, protein MKIGIVGGGAIGLLVAAYLGKEHEVTVYTRRSLQAKRLKNEGLRLEKKGETTCISVQAAPLAEAAIDDDIVFITVKQYDLAAVLDRKDRFRCVQAVVFLQNGMGHVEKLAAFSEKNVIVGVVEHGAIKRDDRTVEHTGIGKIVLASFYGTLQDVMPLAARCIPDFPFEITDDWEQMLVKKLIVNAVINPLTALLRVPNGKLLQVAPYYEMMKLLFSELQQVLPIKDGEAAWKHIVSICQKTAENYSSMYMDVTQQRKTEVDAILGYVLKKGAKLGLSLPLVQFLFYAIKGMEEGGE, encoded by the coding sequence GTGAAAATTGGCATTGTCGGCGGCGGAGCGATCGGTTTGCTAGTCGCCGCATATTTAGGCAAAGAACATGAAGTCACTGTGTACACAAGGCGCTCGCTGCAAGCAAAACGATTAAAGAATGAGGGATTGCGGCTTGAAAAAAAAGGAGAAACCACGTGCATTTCCGTACAGGCGGCGCCATTGGCTGAAGCAGCCATTGATGATGATATTGTGTTTATCACGGTGAAGCAATATGATCTGGCTGCCGTCCTTGACAGGAAAGATCGGTTTCGCTGCGTTCAAGCCGTTGTTTTTTTGCAAAATGGAATGGGACATGTCGAAAAGTTAGCTGCTTTTAGCGAAAAAAATGTTATTGTCGGTGTAGTGGAGCATGGCGCGATAAAGCGGGACGATCGTACTGTTGAGCATACAGGGATTGGCAAAATTGTGCTAGCAAGCTTCTATGGCACATTGCAAGACGTTATGCCTCTAGCAGCAAGATGCATTCCTGATTTTCCGTTTGAAATTACCGACGATTGGGAGCAAATGCTAGTAAAGAAATTGATCGTCAATGCTGTCATTAATCCGTTGACAGCACTTTTACGCGTTCCAAACGGAAAGCTGCTGCAAGTAGCGCCATATTACGAAATGATGAAGCTATTGTTTTCCGAATTGCAACAAGTATTGCCGATCAAAGATGGAGAGGCGGCATGGAAGCATATTGTGAGCATTTGTCAAAAAACTGCAGAAAACTATTCATCGATGTACATGGATGTTACGCAACAGCGCAAAACGGAAGTGGACGCTATTTTAGGCTATGTTTTAAAAAAAGGGGCCAAACTTGGTCTGTCACTGCCGCTTGTGCAATTTTTATTTTATGCGATCAAGGGGATGGAAGAAGGGGGAGAATAA
- a CDS encoding DUF3397 domain-containing protein codes for MDELLARLLATFVTMPLLAFFFVYFFARKLWKRKRKSFYAAVNVSTLFFIVAVHFLLMILSGKSYLWYIVLFLLLMHMLIAIGYWRKKADFHFTVVFRLFWRASFLLFSTLYAGLLVYGMVVRVSSNL; via the coding sequence ATGGATGAGCTGTTGGCTCGACTGCTTGCGACATTTGTCACAATGCCGCTATTAGCCTTTTTTTTCGTCTATTTCTTTGCGCGCAAGTTATGGAAAAGAAAACGGAAATCGTTTTATGCCGCAGTAAACGTGTCCACGCTATTTTTTATTGTCGCCGTTCACTTTTTGCTTATGATTCTTTCGGGCAAGTCGTATTTATGGTATATTGTACTTTTTTTACTACTAATGCATATGTTGATTGCGATCGGGTATTGGCGGAAAAAAGCGGACTTTCATTTTACCGTGGTTTTCCGCCTGTTTTGGCGGGCAAGCTTCCTATTGTTTTCCACGCTTTACGCCGGCCTTCTCGTTTATGGAATGGTCGTGAGAGTGTCTAGCAACTTATGA
- the bshC gene encoding bacillithiol biosynthesis cysteine-adding enzyme BshC — MEVREIPLRATTSLATDYINGAFPTEKGFSYSLKAEDVFRRRLSDIKDRAYLRRELVEYLRSYHKRFQASSKTMENIDKLLDPESVVVVGGQQAGLLTGPLYTIYKIITIIGLAKEQERQLGVPVVPIFWIAGEDHDIAEVNHVYVVEDGKMKKAVYPYLLQEKRMVADVPLDRQVAYDWVSSVVKTYGETETTNKLLDFLFRCLEESQTFVDFFASLVLRLFASEGLVVLNAADAELRALESGFFTALIERHREITAAVLQKQDELRRLGYKQLLDIHPHSTNLFYYDGRERWLLEYDSQKEMFRSKKGDIMLAKGELMQLAKTKPACLSNNVVTRPLMQEFLLPTLAFVAGPGEIAYWAELKEAFSVFGLQMPPVIPRVQMTIVERSIQTDLADIGIDIMDVLEGRIEAAKQQWLAKKARYSLEDIFAKAKVEMEEIHRPLREIGMEIDRGLAGVLTKNAALVQAQIDFLQQTLQRALMRKYEVELQKFLRVEMSLRPNGAPQERIWNIFYYINKYGFDFVEKLLQLNGHWNGMHKIVYI; from the coding sequence ATGGAAGTTCGCGAGATTCCTTTAAGGGCTACTACATCGTTGGCTACCGATTACATAAACGGCGCTTTTCCAACAGAAAAAGGTTTTTCATATTCACTTAAAGCCGAGGATGTGTTTCGAAGGAGGCTTTCTGATATAAAAGATAGGGCTTATTTACGCCGCGAACTCGTTGAATATTTGCGCTCCTATCATAAACGGTTTCAGGCAAGTTCCAAAACGATGGAAAATATCGATAAACTACTCGATCCAGAAAGCGTAGTGGTTGTCGGGGGGCAGCAAGCGGGACTGTTGACCGGGCCGCTTTATACCATTTACAAAATTATCACGATCATCGGGCTTGCGAAAGAACAAGAGAGACAGTTAGGCGTTCCGGTCGTCCCGATTTTTTGGATTGCCGGCGAAGATCATGATATCGCCGAAGTCAATCATGTGTACGTTGTTGAAGATGGAAAAATGAAAAAAGCTGTTTATCCTTATCTTCTGCAGGAAAAACGAATGGTAGCGGACGTGCCGCTAGACCGTCAAGTTGCTTATGATTGGGTCAGTAGTGTCGTCAAAACATATGGGGAAACAGAAACGACGAATAAGCTGCTCGATTTTCTATTCCGATGTCTAGAGGAATCGCAAACGTTTGTCGACTTTTTCGCTTCGCTTGTTTTGCGGCTGTTCGCTTCGGAAGGCTTGGTGGTGTTGAACGCGGCCGATGCCGAACTGCGTGCGTTAGAAAGCGGCTTTTTTACGGCTTTGATCGAGCGCCATCGTGAGATAACGGCTGCGGTATTGCAAAAGCAAGACGAACTTCGGCGGCTCGGCTATAAACAACTGCTTGATATTCATCCGCATTCCACGAATTTATTTTATTATGACGGACGGGAACGCTGGCTGCTCGAATATGACTCACAGAAAGAAATGTTTCGCAGCAAAAAAGGAGACATAATGTTGGCGAAAGGAGAATTAATGCAATTAGCCAAAACAAAGCCTGCTTGTTTAAGCAATAATGTCGTGACCCGCCCGCTTATGCAAGAGTTTTTGCTGCCGACGCTGGCGTTTGTGGCTGGTCCTGGGGAAATCGCTTATTGGGCCGAGCTCAAAGAAGCGTTTTCCGTCTTTGGATTGCAAATGCCGCCAGTCATTCCGCGCGTCCAGATGACGATCGTCGAGCGCTCCATCCAAACGGATTTAGCCGACATCGGCATCGATATTATGGATGTGCTTGAAGGGCGGATCGAAGCGGCAAAACAACAATGGCTGGCAAAAAAGGCCCGCTATTCGCTCGAAGACATATTCGCCAAAGCGAAGGTGGAAATGGAGGAGATCCATCGCCCGCTTCGAGAAATCGGCATGGAAATTGATCGTGGATTAGCAGGAGTGTTGACGAAAAATGCCGCCCTCGTCCAGGCACAAATCGATTTTCTTCAGCAAACGTTGCAGCGGGCGTTAATGCGCAAATATGAGGTGGAGCTGCAAAAATTTTTGCGCGTAGAAATGTCATTAAGACCGAACGGAGCGCCACAGGAGCGGATTTGGAATATTTTTTATTACATTAACAAATACGGATTTGATTTTGTAGAAAAACTTTTACAATTGAACGGTCATTGGAACGGAATGCATAAAATTGTATATATATAA
- the rsmH gene encoding 16S rRNA (cytosine(1402)-N(4))-methyltransferase RsmH, with product MFEHTTVLLKEAVDGLHIKPDGTYVDCTLGGGGHSEYLLSQLSEKGRLFAFDQDDMAIEHAKKRLARYEKQVTFIHRNFRFLQEELAARGVEEVDGILFDLGVSSPQLDMPERGFSYHYDAPLDMRMNREQSLTAYDIVNQWPYEKLVHIFFHYGEEKFSKQVARKIEEVRKEKRIETTGELVDIIKAAIPAPARRSGGHPAKRIFQAIRIAVNDELQAFKDAIRQAIDLLKCGGRISVITFHSLEDRICKVAFKEASQGPQLPPGLPLIPDQHRPVLKIITKKPIVPSEEEVEQNHRARSAKLRIAEKL from the coding sequence GTGTTTGAGCATACAACCGTATTATTAAAAGAAGCAGTAGATGGGCTTCATATTAAACCAGATGGAACTTATGTCGACTGCACGCTTGGTGGCGGCGGACATAGCGAATATTTGCTTTCGCAATTGTCGGAGAAAGGCCGGTTATTTGCTTTCGATCAAGATGATATGGCCATCGAGCATGCGAAGAAGCGATTAGCACGTTACGAAAAACAAGTAACGTTTATTCATAGAAACTTTCGCTTTCTGCAAGAAGAACTGGCGGCGCGCGGGGTCGAAGAAGTAGACGGGATTTTATTTGATTTAGGAGTGTCCTCGCCGCAGCTCGATATGCCGGAACGTGGCTTTAGCTATCACTATGATGCGCCATTGGATATGCGGATGAACCGTGAGCAATCGTTAACGGCGTATGACATTGTTAACCAATGGCCGTATGAGAAGCTCGTCCATATCTTTTTTCATTACGGCGAGGAAAAGTTTTCAAAACAAGTGGCGCGAAAAATAGAAGAAGTGCGCAAAGAAAAACGAATTGAAACGACGGGGGAGTTAGTTGACATCATTAAAGCGGCGATTCCGGCGCCAGCGAGACGGAGCGGGGGGCATCCTGCAAAACGAATTTTTCAGGCAATCCGCATTGCCGTCAACGATGAGCTGCAAGCATTTAAAGATGCGATTAGACAGGCGATTGATTTATTAAAATGTGGTGGAAGAATTAGTGTGATTACGTTTCACTCGCTAGAAGACCGTATTTGTAAAGTGGCTTTTAAAGAAGCAAGCCAAGGTCCGCAGCTTCCTCCCGGACTTCCGCTTATTCCCGATCAGCACCGCCCCGTACTAAAAATCATTACGAAAAAGCCGATCGTTCCTTCTGAAGAAGAAGTGGAACAAAACCATCGCGCGCGTTCCGCGAAGTTGCGTATTGCCGAGAAACTATAA
- the ftsL gene encoding cell division protein FtsL, with protein MNNTAVKVREQQHPSPRPHTRKQRKLRIRFTLGEKLLFVSFCVFVMYAAIHMVSNQVKIYQTNKEIQRLEETIQEQKKQNNDLYVEVQQLSTYERILQKAKELGLSLNENNVKVVQE; from the coding sequence ATGAATAATACTGCAGTAAAAGTTCGCGAGCAGCAACATCCGTCGCCGCGCCCCCATACAAGGAAGCAACGAAAGCTGCGCATTCGCTTTACATTAGGGGAAAAGCTTTTATTTGTTTCGTTTTGCGTGTTCGTCATGTATGCGGCCATACATATGGTGTCCAATCAAGTGAAGATTTATCAAACGAACAAAGAGATTCAAAGACTGGAAGAAACGATTCAAGAACAGAAAAAACAAAACAATGATTTATATGTGGAAGTGCAACAGTTAAGCACGTATGAACGCATTTTGCAAAAGGCGAAAGAGCTTGGTCTCTCGTTAAACGAAAACAATGTAAAAGTCGTACAGGAATGA